The Campylobacter concisus DNA window CATTTTTACCTTTCCTGCTCCAAGACTATTGCCTATTAGCGCAGTTAGTGCTGAGCCAAAACCAAGCCCAATGCCTACAATACTTAGATAAAGCAAAAAGCTCATAGCCATACCAGCTACGGCAAGGGTAGAAATTTTTGCTGCAAAAAATGTACCAGTAACGTTATAAAGAGTATTAAACATCATTGCGGTGCCAGCTGGGAGTGATAGTGAGATGATAAGCTTATTTAGTGGGTCTTTTAGTAAATCCATGCTCAGATTTTACGTTTTTATCTTTAAAATTTGTGAAAGAGATTTGGCTAAATTTTTGAAAATTAATGCTTCTGACCGTTTGTGTTGTATCAAAGTCTTTTAATAGTTTAAATAATAAAAAGCAAGGAAAATACCTTGCTAAATTTTATTTATATTTTATGCCCATGCCGCCGAATTTAAGTGTATTAGCTGTCTTGTTGTCGCTACTTTCGATTAGAGCTTTAACGTCTGCTAAGCCTGGTAATTCCCAAACTTGTTTGCAAAGACCATCTGTTTTTATAGTTATTCCTATCTCACCATTAGTATTGTTTCCTGTACCCACTTCTAGACATTTATCATTTTTTGCATTTACTGGGGTCTTAACATTTGACATCTTTTTAGGATCACTAGCAAATTCGCCTTGCGAAGTATAGTAAGAACCCAAGTCCGAAATAAGTGTTTGTATATTTGAAGCAGTTTTTGATATCTCTGCATCATCCCTTGTTGCAGCTAGTTTTGGTATAGCAACCGCAGCTAATATACCCAATATAACGATCACGAAGATCAACTCAATCATCGTAAAGCCTTTTTTCATGACTTCTCCTCCCTGAAATATAAATATTTTCTAAATCGAGCGAATTGTATCATAAATTTCAAAAAAACAATAAAATAATGTACTATATAAAAAATCAAAAATTTGCCGATATAAAAAAGAAAATTAAAAATTAGGGGCGTTATGAAGGGCTTTATACTTTGTCTATTTATCATCACGATTTCATTTTGTAAATATGAATCCTACAAACCTCTCACGGTAGTAAAATATAATGAAGAAAAGGCTCTGCTTGGTAAAAAACTCTTTTTTGACAAAAGACTAAGCCCAAATGAAAACTACTCTTGCCAAACTTGTCACAACTTGTATTGGAATTTAAGCGGAAGCAACCAAGATAGCATGGAAAAAGGCACTTTAAATCCTCCAACCATATTAAATGCTGCAGCAAACTATCTATTTTATAGCGATGCAAAGATTAGCAATTTAAAAGATCAAGTAAAAGAGTCCATAACTTCTAGAATAGAACTAAACTCGGATAACGACAAGATAGTGGAATCTGTAAATAATATCTCTGAGTACAAAATTTTATTTAAAAAAATTTATAATGACGGCATTAATTTTGATAATATTGCAGATGCAATAGCTGAGTTTGAAAAGGCTGTCTTGAGTGTTGATTCGCCATTTGATCGTTTTATATCAGGTGATAACAATGCCATAGATGATAGTGCAAAGAAAGGATTTGAGATATTTAATAATATAGGCTGTGCTGCTTGTCATAATGGTAGAAATTTAGGAGGAAATTTGACACAAGATATTGGTCGAGAAAGAATTTCTGCCTTAGATGCAAACAAAAGATTAAGAAGAGTGCCATCACTAAGAAATATTACAAAGACTGCTCCATATTTATCTCATGGAGAGATAAATGATCTAAAAGAGGCTATAAGCTTTATTAGTAATTATCAGCTAGGATATGAGCTTAGCAAAGATGAAATTGATGCTTTATACTCATTTTTTCTGACATTAAATGGTAAAAAGCCTAGGATACTAAATGAGTACTAAACGAACAAGAACCGTACTTAGCGTCTTAACAGCTATATTTTTCATTAGTGCATTTTTTATATATAAAGCAAATATAGCCATTGATACGGCTCATAAATTTGATGATGGAATTTTAAATCTAAAATTTATAGACAATGAGATAACTTTTTCTTTGAATAATATTTATGATGTCTCGAACTACGACAAACTCAACGCTGACATAAATTCTTTTGATACAAATTTGAGCAACCTTTCAATGCTTAGCGATGAGATGATGTTGTTTCATCAAAATGAAATAACAAAAGATCTACAAAACATAAAAGATACATTTAGCAAGAAAGTATTTTTTGCGCAAAGATCAGCTTATGTAAACTCATCTATAGATTCTTATATCCAAATAAGTCAATATGAGATACAAAATCTCGCACTTCCAAACAAGCTTGAGCCTATATTTTATGCAATAAAAGGTGCTTTGATGCTTAGTCCTAAAGTAATAGATGAAATTTCAAAGCAAATAAAAATGTATAAAAACGAGTATAAAGATAACCAAAAAGCTCAAAATGTATTAGACAAGATACTTTATGCAGCTCAAGCTACAAAAACTTTACATACAATCTCAAATAGCGTAAAAGAGCTACACCTTGATAATCTGATAGAAAATTTTAGAAACAAAATCCTAGAATT harbors:
- a CDS encoding type II secretion system protein, with protein sequence MKKGFTMIELIFVIVILGILAAVAIPKLAATRDDAEISKTASNIQTLISDLGSYYTSQGEFASDPKKMSNVKTPVNAKNDKCLEVGTGNNTNGEIGITIKTDGLCKQVWELPGLADVKALIESSDNKTANTLKFGGMGIKYK
- a CDS encoding cytochrome-c peroxidase, with translation MKGFILCLFIITISFCKYESYKPLTVVKYNEEKALLGKKLFFDKRLSPNENYSCQTCHNLYWNLSGSNQDSMEKGTLNPPTILNAAANYLFYSDAKISNLKDQVKESITSRIELNSDNDKIVESVNNISEYKILFKKIYNDGINFDNIADAIAEFEKAVLSVDSPFDRFISGDNNAIDDSAKKGFEIFNNIGCAACHNGRNLGGNLTQDIGRERISALDANKRLRRVPSLRNITKTAPYLSHGEINDLKEAISFISNYQLGYELSKDEIDALYSFFLTLNGKKPRILNEY